The region TCGACAACCGCGCCGACCGCATCATCGAAATCGGCGGCATCGAGCTCTTCAACCATTTCCCCACCGGCAACGTGATCCATATCTTCATCAATCCCGGCGATCAGAAGGTTCATCCGGATGCACTCGCCGTGCACGGTATCACCGATGAATTCCTGAAGGACAAGAAGCCTTTCGCGGAGGTTGCCGAAGAAATCCTTGCCTTCTTCGGCGATGCCAAGTGGATCGCCCACAACGCCACCTTCGATATGGGCTTCATCAATGCCGAACTGGCGCGGATCGGTTTGCCACCGATCCTGCCGGAAAAGGTGATCGATACGCTGTCGATGGCGCGCCGCAAACATCCGATGGGGCCGAATTCGCTCGACGCGCTATGCCGGCGCTACGGCATCGACAATTCGCACCGCACCAAA is a window of Rhizobium sp. N324 DNA encoding:
- the dnaQ gene encoding DNA polymerase III subunit epsilon, whose amino-acid sequence is MREIIFDTETTGLDNRADRIIEIGGIELFNHFPTGNVIHIFINPGDQKVHPDALAVHGITDEFLKDKKPFAEVAEEILAFFGDAKWIAHNATFDMGFINAELARIGLPPILPEKVIDTLSMARRKHPMGPNSLDALCRRYGIDNSHRTKHGALLDSELLAEVYIEMIGGRQAAFGLSMTATSAQNGRGDGAEEDDVVIASVLERPRPLAPRLSQSEAQAHEALVAKLGEKGIWAKYANLN